AGAGCGGTGGACAAGCCATCTTCCTTGCCTGTGACATCCGGAAAGCCGGGGATTGCCAGAAAGCCGTAGAGCGCACAATCGAGGCCTTTGGCCGCCTCGACATCCTCGTTAATAACGCCGGCGTGATCTATCCGGGCAAAACCGTGGTAGATACTACGGAAGAAGAGTGGGATCGCACAATGGAGGTCAATGTAAAAGGCGCTTACTTGATGTCCAGATATGCCATCCCTTGGATGGTGAAGAATGGCGGCGGGGTCATCATAAATACGGCTTCCGTCTGGGGGTTAGTGGGTGGTAAGGGGGCAGCCGCCTACTGTGCTTCCAAAGGAGCGATGGTGCTCCTCACAAAGGCCATGGCCTTGGATCATGCCAGCCAGAATATCCGCGTGAACTGTATCTGCCCTGGCAGTGTGGACACGCCGATGTTGAGACAGGAGATGGAAGAATTAGGGGGCGTTGAGAAACTTCGCCCTGTATTCGAGTCTAAACACCCACTGGGCCGTATCTGCACACCTGAAGAGGTAGCCAAAGCAGCCCTTTACCTGGCTTCCGATGACTCAACCTTTGTTACCGGGTGTTCTTTGGTTATCGATGGTGGCCGTACCGCAGGTGGATGACGCCTTTTAGAAGTTAGAGACCACGCGGTTGTGGCGAGTCCCTCTATGTGCACAGCGTCCTCTGTGATCTTAGGAGGTGTTCTGAGATGAAACTCCGTGTGCTGACGCAAGCCGATGTAAAGCAGGCCATCTCTATGCCCCAGGCCATCGAGGCGGTGAAAAGGGCTTTCGCCCAATTATCGGCTGGCCGCGCCAATGTGCCCCTGCGCACCCAACTAGCCGTGCCAAAGCACAATGGAGTGGCCATCTTTATGCCCGCCTATCTGGAAGAGACCGATTCCATGGCCGTGAAGATCGTCTCCGTCTTCCCAGGTAATGTGGATATGGGGTTGCCCACCATCCACGCCTTGGTCATCGTGGTGGATACAGCCACCGGCCAGCCAATCGCAGCTATGGATGCCACCTATCTGACCGCCTTGCGCACCGGAGCCGCCTCCGGTGTAGCCACCGACCTTCTGGCCCGCCGCGATGCCAGCCGAGTGGCCATCTTCGGCACGGGGACACAGGGTCGCACCCAACTGCAGGGAGTGTGCGAAGTCCGCGACATCACCCGAGTCTGGGTCTACGACCGGGTTCGCCATAGGGCCGAGCAATACGCGGCAGAAATGAAATGCCGGGGCGGGCGGATCCCCGCCGATATTATCGTGGCCGATTCCCCCGCCGAAGCGGTGGCCGAAGCGGACATTATCTGTACGGCCACCACCTCTACCACCCCTGTCTTCAGCGATGCCCACCTAAAGCCGGGTGTGCACATCAACGGCATCGGTTCCTACAACCCTCAAATGCAAGAAGTGGATGAAGCCACCGTCGCCAGGGCCAAGATCGTGGTGGATTCCCGTTTGGCCTGCTTGGCCGAGACCGGAGATCTCGTCATCCCCATAAGCAAAGGACTCATTTCTGAGAAAGACGTTCACGCTGAGTTAGGCGAGATCATCTTGGGATGGAAGCCTGGGCGCGAGAAAGAGGATGAGGTAACCTTTTTCAAATCGGTGGGCAATGCGGTCCAAGATGTTGCGGTGGCTCAGGTGGCCCTTTCGGTCGCGGACGAGAGGGGGCTGGGCATTCAAGTAGAGTTGTGAGGCTCAGCGAAGCAATTTGGGAAGTTCTCCTCGGCTCTATCGCGAACTAATGGGCATTCTCAAACACCCCTGGCAGACCTCAAACCTGTAACCCCATTGTTCACAGCGTGGCGCTCTACCCCCGATGAGCTGGAATGCTCTGTGACACCCATTTAACTGGACGATGATCGTATCGTTCAGGAGGATTGTCGTCCAATTGTCCGCTTTTTGTCTGGTTCCCGACCGATTCCTGTCAGGCAAGAAACGCTCATTGGGTTATAATAAAGGGAATTGAGCCTCTGGGTTCTCCAAACGCTTTTGATATATGAACCCTTTTGGCACATTTATGCCTCCGTATTATAATTGCGCTCGTGATCGGCAGCGCGGATGTACGCATAGGCTGGGCTGCCGACTTTCACGTGGAATGATAGCGAAACGACACTATGGTGCTAAGCAGAGTGGCTAGCGATGAGGGAACATATCTGGCATGCTAAGAAAGTCCGTGAAGTCCTCGATCATTGGGGAGTAGACCCCCAACAGGGTCTGGACTCAGAAACTGCCCGGACACGGCTGGCGGAATGGGGCCCCAACCTCCTTCAGGCAAAGGCGAAGGCCAGCCCCTTAGAACAATTCGTTCGTCAGTTTACGGATTTCATTGTATTGGTGCTCATTGGTGCGGCCCTCCTCTCCGGGCCCCTGCTTGGGGAGTGGACCGATGCCATCGCCATTTTGGCCATCGTGTTTCTCAATGCCACGCTGGGCTTCATCCAGGAATACCGTGCTGAGCGCGCCTTGGAGGCCCTGAAAGAGTTGACTGCCCCGATGGCCACTGTCCTACGTCAAGGCGAGACCACAACCATCCCGGCCAAAGAGGTAGTCCCCGGCGATATCATTCTCCTGGAAACAGGTTCCCTGGTCCCGGCGGATGCACGGCTAATAGAAGCCCATAACCTACGTACCAACGAGTCCTCGCTGACCGGGGAGTCCACGCCAGTGGAGAAAGTGGCCAACGAAACCCTGGATGAACAAACGCCCCTGGGCGACCGCCGCAATATGGTCCACTCCAGCACCGTTGTTGTGTATGGCAAGGGTCGTGCCGTCGTCACAGCCACGGGGATGAACACGGAACTGGGCAAGATTGCCGGGATGTTGCAGGAAATCGGCGAGGAACAGACGCCCCTGCAGCAAGAACTGGACCGAGTGGGCAAATTGCTGGTTTATGGCTGCCTGACCATCGTAGCAGTGGTCTTTGGGTTGGGGCTCATACACCAAGAACCCCCGCTGGAGATGTTCCTGGTAGCGATCAGCCTGGCGGTGGCCGCGATTCCAGAGGGCCTGCCAGCAGTGGTTACGATTGCCCTGGCCTTGGGTGTGCAGCGCATGGTGAAGCGCAACGCCCTGGTTCGCCGGCTGCCATCGGTGGAGACGCTGGGCGCGGCCACCGTGATCTGCGCCGATAAGACGGGCACACTCACCGAGAACAAGATGACTGTCCGCCAGGTGGTTACAGCCAACCACAACATCTACGTCACGGGCGAAGGCTATATGCCAGAAGGGCGTTTTGAGGTGGACTCCGGGCCCTTGAGCGTTGACCACTGTGATCTCCAACTCGTCCTCAAGATCGGGGCTCTGTGCAACAACGCCGAACTGAAAGCGCCAAGCAGCGGTGGCGACTGGACCGTACGTGGTGACCCGACCGAAGCCGCCCTGCTCGTCTCGGCTGCCAAGGCCCATATCTCCCTATCGGCATTAGAACATGACTATCCGTTTGTGGAAGAGATACCCTTCGATGCACGGCGCAAGCGGATGACCATTGTGCGAGCGGTGAGCGATGACCAAAACGCGCCTCCAGACGTAAATTGTCAGGCCCTCTCCAAAGGAAGGCGTGTGGCCTTTGTCAAAGGCGCGCCAGATCTCGTGTTGGAGTTGTGCACCCACATTTACGTGGACGGCAAGGTCGAAAGGCTGTCTGACCGAAAACGGCAACAACTTCTGGAGACCAATAGCCAATTGGCTGGTCAGGCGTTGCGCCTATTGGCCATGGCCTATCGGCCATTGGATAGCGACGGCCCTTACACCGCCGAGAATATCGAGCGGGATTTGATTTTCGCCGGGATGCAGGCCATGATAGACCCACCGCGTAGTGAAGCCAAAGCAGCCGTGGACAAATGCAAGCGGGCTGGCATCGAAGTGGTGATGATCACTGGCGACCATCGTAACACGGCCGTTGCCATTGCCCGTGAGTTGGGCCTCTACAAAGAGGGTGATCTGGCGCTCACCGGGGCAGATTTGGACAAAATCGGCGATTCAGAACTCGAACAGATAATAGAGCGCGTCCGCGTCTA
This portion of the Chloroflexota bacterium genome encodes:
- a CDS encoding SDR family oxidoreductase produces the protein MKLQDRVALISGGNSGIGRATAVLFAKEGARVSIVARDETRGSQTLEEIAKSGGQAIFLACDIRKAGDCQKAVERTIEAFGRLDILVNNAGVIYPGKTVVDTTEEEWDRTMEVNVKGAYLMSRYAIPWMVKNGGGVIINTASVWGLVGGKGAAAYCASKGAMVLLTKAMALDHASQNIRVNCICPGSVDTPMLRQEMEELGGVEKLRPVFESKHPLGRICTPEEVAKAALYLASDDSTFVTGCSLVIDGGRTAGG
- a CDS encoding calcium-translocating P-type ATPase, SERCA-type, whose translation is MREHIWHAKKVREVLDHWGVDPQQGLDSETARTRLAEWGPNLLQAKAKASPLEQFVRQFTDFIVLVLIGAALLSGPLLGEWTDAIAILAIVFLNATLGFIQEYRAERALEALKELTAPMATVLRQGETTTIPAKEVVPGDIILLETGSLVPADARLIEAHNLRTNESSLTGESTPVEKVANETLDEQTPLGDRRNMVHSSTVVVYGKGRAVVTATGMNTELGKIAGMLQEIGEEQTPLQQELDRVGKLLVYGCLTIVAVVFGLGLIHQEPPLEMFLVAISLAVAAIPEGLPAVVTIALALGVQRMVKRNALVRRLPSVETLGAATVICADKTGTLTENKMTVRQVVTANHNIYVTGEGYMPEGRFEVDSGPLSVDHCDLQLVLKIGALCNNAELKAPSSGGDWTVRGDPTEAALLVSAAKAHISLSALEHDYPFVEEIPFDARRKRMTIVRAVSDDQNAPPDVNCQALSKGRRVAFVKGAPDLVLELCTHIYVDGKVERLSDRKRQQLLETNSQLAGQALRLLAMAYRPLDSDGPYTAENIERDLIFAGMQAMIDPPRSEAKAAVDKCKRAGIEVVMITGDHRNTAVAIARELGLYKEGDLALTGADLDKIGDSELEQIIERVRVYARVSPEHKLRIVRAWKARGHIVAMTGDGVNDAPALKESDIGIAMGITGTDVSKESSDMILADDNFASIVAAIEEGRAIFDNIRRFIHYLLSCNIGEVMTLFVSSLIPGFPLPLLPIQILWINLATDSVPALALGVEPAEPGIMERPPRPARETIITRGIASVMGFQGLLIGLLTLGAFAIEYYLVGGGVERARVMAFSATIFAQNLHAFNCRSQRHSLLRLGPFSNPWLVVAFLLVVISEMAIIYLPFFQPVFATMPLSLQDWGIVIGLGSIPLIVMEAVKLLRAWREKRRC